TCAGACCGCCGACGTTGACCACCATCTTGGTTTTCGGATCTGTCACGCCCTTGCCGAGCGAGGGCATGATGGAGCCGGGCTTCATGTGCGGCGCGCTCTTGATCCAGTACGACAGATGCTTCGTATCGTTCGGATAGAGGCCACCAGCGATCGTGTATCGCGAACCCACGTGCGTGAGGTTCGGCCCGACGTTCGCCATGTTCATCGGCGTGCCCGCTATGGCATGGCAACCGATACAGCTCGAGCGGCCATAGATCTGACGACCGCGCTCCGCATCGCCCTTGCCGATCAGTGCTTCGTCGAAGCTGATCTGGTTCGTGATCGGCGTCTGCGGAATCGTATACGCGAAATCCTTTTCCAGCTTGTCCTTCGGGAAGACCCACACCGGAACCGGCGCCGCGGGCGCGTCGGCTGGCGTGGTCGACGGCGTCGTCGTGGCAGCGACCTGCAACAGCGGCGTGCTGCCCGTTCCCGAGGGAACCGGCGCCACCGCCGGAGCGGCCGTGGTCGGGGCCAGCGCGACCGCCGGGAAGATCGCCGGCTGCTTCTGATGCGCCGTCCACTGCGCGAACTCGTCGACTGTCACGGTGAAGACGCGGAACTTCATGTTCGCATGCGACGGACCACAGAACTCGGCGCAGAAGCCGTTCCACGCCGAGGACGGCAGGTCCTTGTTCGGCGTGAACCAGAGATAATTCGTCCTATTGGAAATCAAATCACGCTTGCCACCCATCTGCGGGATCCAGAAGGAGTGCAATACGTCGATGGTCTTGAGCTGAAAGTTGACCGTACGGCCGTTCGGCAGATACAGCTCGTTCGCGGTCGTGATGCCGTACTGCGGGTAGCGGAACTCCCACCACCACTGGTGCCCGATCACCTCGACCTGCAGCGCCTCGGGCGCCGCTTTCGCCTGCGTCTTGAAGATCGTGCGGACAGTCGGAATCGCGATGAAGATCAAAATGACGGCCGGAATCGCCGTCCACGTGATCTCGAGCGCGGTATTGCCGTGCACCTGCTTCGGCACTCCGCCGTCGGGACGACGCCGGAATTTGAAGATGGTGTAGACGAGAGCGGCCTCGACGCCAATGAAGACCAGCGTGCCCCAAAAGAGCAGCTTGTCCCAGAGGGCATCGATCGCTGCGTTGTATTCCGAATTCGGATTGAACGTCGAATTCGGATAATCGCCGCCGCACGCTGCAAGCCCTAGGGCCAGAGCGCCCAGCAGCGCGACGGATGCCATCCGCCGCGGGCGGAACGTGCCAACCATGCCGGTTCCTGAGAGAGTGGAGAGCCTCGAGTGCCGCGCGGTCGCGCGTAGACAACGAGGGCCGTTCGTAAGACAGCCTTGCGAAGCTAAACCGACGTTTCCGGCTGCCGCAAGCAAATCGGAACATCGTATCGACACTTCCCCAATTTTCCTGATTGAGAGTAACTGTCTTTCGCTGATTTTCGTGGTTTTTGAGTCCGATTTCGGTCCGAACGTGGGGCGTCGGACGGCCCCATGAGGACGCCGCCAGCGCGCTGCCCAGCGCGACGTCGGCGCTCGATAAGGCGCCCGTTTCCGCACCCGACTCCAGATCGTCCATTGCTCGTGATCCAGAACCGTGTCGCCACCCTGCCCCGCGCTGCTGCCGTGGCGCTCTCGCTCCTGTTGCTCGCGTCGGCCTGTCGCTCCTCGGACGGCCCCCCAGCGGGCACCGGCGACGGCACCTTCCTGATCGGCGTCGGGGCCATACCCGGAAGCCCGGGGTACGATGGCGTCGTGCGCGGCGTCGACTTGGCGGTGGAGCGCCTCAACGGCGCGTCTTCGCTCCGTTTTCGCAGCCGTCCCCCGAAGCTCGGCTCGGCCAGCGCTGTCCAGGTGGCCCAGCAGCTCAGCGCGGATCCCGGGGTGATCGCGGTTGTTGGACATCCGGAAAGCGGTAACACCATCGAAGCGATCCCCGTCTACGCCGACGCCGAGCACTCCGGCGCCAACGGCGTGGTCGCCATCTCGCCGACGGCCTCCTCGCCGCAACTGAGCGGCGCCAACCCCTGGTTTTTCCGGGTCGCGCCAAGCGACGATGATGCCGCGCGGGTGACCGCGCAGTGGGCGTTCGATTCGCTCGGCGCCAAGCGCGCCGCGATCATCTATCGCAACGATTCCTATGGACGCGACTGGGCGAGCACCTTCGCCCAGACGTTCACCCGCAGCGGTGCCACCGTGATCGCCCGCGAGCCATACCTGAACGGCGTCACCGAGTGGGATGCCTACGCCCAGCTACTCGCGACGATGCGCCCCGATGTCGTGCTCTTTCCCGGCGATGCGGTCGATGCACTCGCTTTCCTCCGCGCACTGAAAGCGCACGGGGTCACCGCGCCGTTCATCGGCGGCGATGGCACAGAGCAGATGAATCAGCAGGCGGACGCGATCGGCGCGCGGTATGTGGCCTTCTTCCGCGCCGATCGCGCCACCAGCCCCGAAGCGCTGTGGTTCCTGTCGCGCTACCGCGAGCGCTTCAAGCAGGACCCCGACATGTTCGCCGCGCTGTCGTACGACGCCGCGATCGTCATGGGACGCACGATCATCAGCGGTGCGCGCACACGCGCGGCGCTGCGCCTCGCGCTCGAGAAGATCGGCAATGGTGCCCCCTCCGTTGACGGCGTGGCGGGACGCATCGCCTTCGAGCGCAACCACGATATCAAGGGACGCAGCGTCGTCATCGTGCGCGTGGACCGCGTACGCGGCAGCACCGATGCCGCCGCCGACAGCACCGACACGCCGGACGGAGGAGCGCGCTGATGGCCGTCATCCGGCTCGCGACCATTCGCGTCCGCCTGATCGCCGGCTTCGGCACTTCGATCGGTCTGCTCCTGCTGGCTGGGTTGTTGGGCTGGTACGGCCTCAAGCGAAGTAATACCGAGGCGGAAGCCACCGTACGCGCGCTGGCCGATCGGTCCGAATTCACCGAGCAGGCGACCACCACCGTGTTGCGAGAACTCGTGGCCGGATTGCGCTATCTCACCAGTCGTTCACCCGAGGACGCGGCGCAATACACGGCGCTGGTCGCCGAGGCTGGGAAGCTGCGGCGCAGCGCACTCGATCAGGGCATGCTGCGGGCGGACGAACGCCAGCGACTCGAAGCCATCGGCACCCTGCAGGCGGCGATGGAAGTGCGCATCGCGATCACGCACGCGTGGCAGGTGGTCGGCAATGAAGCGAACGCGCAACGCGTGTTGCAGCGGACCAGTCGGGACATGCAGGCGATCGAGACGGAGCTGCAGGCGCTCCGTCGTGCCGCGCGCACCGGTGCCGAAGATTCCATGGATCGCATGCGGGATGGACTTTGGCGCGCCGAATTACTGCTCGCCATCGTCGTCGCGGCGGCGTTCGGCGTCGCGGCCTTCTTCGGCCTCTCCACCGCGCGCGCCGTCACGCATCCACTCGTGCGACTGCGCGACGAGATGATGGCCATCGGCGCCGGTGACCTGCGCGATCCCGACATCGACCTTCGACTTTCCGGCGTCGCTCGCGAGTACGCCGAACTGATCGACGCCATGCAGCAAGCGCGGGAGCGGCTCCGTCGTCTGCTGTCGCGTGTACAGGACGAGGCCGATCAGGTCACGCTGGCGGCCGGTGAACTCAGTGCCTCCGCGTCGTCGGCCGCCGCCTCGTCGCAGCATGTCACCACAGCCGTCCTGGATATCTCACACGGGGCCACGGTGCAGCTGAGCGCGCTCAACAACGCCAGCCACACCGTGAAACAGCTCGCGGAAGTCGGCGCCACCATCGGTGAAGCGGCGGAAGAAACGGATCGCGTGGGCCGTGACATTCGCAGCACCACCAACAACACGCGCGATCAGGTACAGCTGGCCATCGACACACTCCTCGGCGCTCGCGAAGTGGTAACCGCCTCGCGCGCCGAGATGGTCTCGCTGAAAGATGCCACGAGTGACATCGACGACTTCGTGAGTGTGATCTCCGAAATCGCCACGCAGACCAACCTGCTCGCCCTCAACGCCGCGATCGAAGCGGCGCGCGCCGGAAGTGCCGGGCGTGGCTTTGCCGTGGTCGCGCAGGAGGTTCGCGCCTTGGCCGAGCAGAGTGCAAACGCGGCCAACGAGGTCACGGAGAATGTGAAGCGCATCCGGGCGCGCATTGCCAGCGCCTCGAGTGCGGTGGACTCGGGGGCGACCCGCCTCAAGGACGTGGAGACGGTGGCCGAGGGCGTTGGCGAGGCACTGTCGCGCATCGAGCACGCGGTCGCTCAGGTGGAAGGCGCGGCCTCTCGCGTCTCGACGGCGGTGAATGCCAACCGTCAGTCGCTGGGCGCCGTGCAGAAATCACTCACCAGCGCCCGCGACACGGCGGAAGGCCATGCGGCGGCGGCAGAACAAGTGGCCGCCAGCACCGAACAGACCTCCGCCTCCGCGCAGGAAGTGTCGGCGACTGCCGAAATGCTGCAGACGGCGTCACTTCGCGTACGCGGGTTGATCGGCGAATTCAGGACGTAAGCTCGGTCACCATCACGCCACGCTCGGCGAGCATTGCGAAGTAGCGCGTCGCCGGCATGCATTCGTCGGGCGTGTGTACGCCGGCGGTGATGGCACCGCTGGCCTGCAGTTGCCCGGTGATCGACAGCGTATATCCGGTGGTCCGCATCATGGCCGAGATGCCGTGTTCCGCATCATACCGGTCGAGCACTTCCCACGACCGCGTGCCTGACACCCCGTCTTTGGTGCCGCGCACGACCACGCGCAGGGCGACCAGATCCGGCTTGCCCTTGCGCAGCTTTTCACCGGCGACGCGCACGAACACGTCACGAGGCACGACCTGCTGTCCCTTCACGTCGACCGCTTCGTTGCCAAGCAGTCCCAGGTCTCGGATCGCTTCCATCACGCGCGCGTGTCCCGGAAAGCGTAGCGTCTTGTACTCCATGGTCGGAATCACGCCGGCGTAGCGGTACACCATGGTGGAGAGGCCACCGGCCGTATGAAACGCTTCGAGCTCACCGACCGGATCGGCGAACAGCACCGACTCGAGCTCGGAGAGCGCGGACACATGCGCCGGCTGCCCGTGGCGCACGACCAACGACTCGGTGGTGTAGTAGTCCACCATGCCTTCGATGGAATAGGCGATCTGATAGCCGAGCGGCGGTTCGGGCGTCTGCGGCAATCCCCCCACGAACAGCTTCACGCTGTCGACCGTGTCGAATTGATCGATGCCGTGCTGAGCAATGACATTGACCATGCCGGGGGCGAGACCTGTGTCGGGGATCACACTGATCCCCTTGGCTTTCGCGGCGGCGTCGAGCTTCTTCTGTTCTTGGACGATTTCGGTATTGCCGCCGAGGTCGGCGAAGTGGACGCCCATTTCCACGGCGATCGCGGCGAGCGGTGCATTGAAGTAGTACGGGATGGCGCTCATCACCGCGTCGCAGCGGGAGAACACCGCGCGCACCGCATCGGCATCACGGACATCGAGCGCGATGGCCTCGAGGCGTGGACCGGTGAAGGGCGCGAGAAATGCGGGAAGGGTGCCGACGCGAACATCGGCCAGCACGACCTGCGTGACCGAAGGATTTTTCAGCAGATCATACGTGCACGCGGTGCCTTGCAGCCCCGCGCCGAGTACAAGCATGCGCATACGGGTGGCTCCAGCAATTTTCTAGGGAGGGGGAGTGTCTATGGATCACAAGCTAATGCCTCCGGCGAGCGACGGGAGCGAGACGACCGAGTGGCGTTCGCATCTGCTCGAGCACAGCTCACAACTCGCTGAGGTGCTGTCGTCCACGCAGCGGATCGCCGTCATCGGCATCAAGCCGGAGATCGTCGGCGGGCCGGCGTACTACGTGCCGGAGTATCTGCAGAGCGCGGGATACGAGATTGTCCCGGTGCCGGTGTACTACCCGGACATCGCGGAGATCCTGGGAGCGCCGGTGCAGCGATCACTCAGTACGGTGATACCGCCCGCCGATATGGTGCTGCTGTTCCGCCGGTCTGGCGATGTGGCGCAGCACGTCGAGGAGATTCTCGCCGCCAAACCACGCGTGGTGTGGATGCAGCTTGGCATTCAGGATGCCGAGGCGGCGGAGACGTTCGCCAGAGCGGGTATCGACGTGGTGCAGAACAAGTGCCTGATGATCGAGCACCGCAACGCGCGGCACTGAGTCGTACCGACGACTTACTGAAGCCTTACTGCCGCACGCGGTTGCGGCCGTCGGCCTTGGCACGATAGAGCGCGGCGTCCGCCCTCGAGAACAGGTCTTCCACGTTCTCGATACGCGCGGCGGGAAACACGGCCACACCGACGCTCGCGGTGAGCTTGAGCGGCGGATGCTCGCCACCTCGGGCGAACTCGTGTTCGTCGACCGCCGCCCGGATGCGCTCGGCGAACGACACCGCGCCGGCCTCGTCCGTTTCCGGCAGCAGCACCAGGAATTCTTCGCCGCCATAACGCGCCACGATGTCGCTGCCGCGGATGGTATCGAGCAGCAGCTGACCGACATCACGCAGCACGTCGTCACCAACGAGGTGCCCGTAGGTGTCGTTCACTTTCTTGAAGTGATCGAGATCGATCATGAGCAGCGCCAGCGTGGAGTCGTAGCGTAACGCGCGCTCCATCTCCGCCGTGATGCGCTCGGTGAGCGCGCGGCGATTCAGCAACTGGGTGAGCGGATCGGTCTGCGCGAGCTGTTCGAGTCGCGCGTTGTCGGCCATCGTGCTTTCGACCATCTGCGCACGCTGAATGACCGCCACCGCAGCGGTGATCACGGCTTGCGCGAATTCGAGATCGTGCGGTCCGAAGCGATCCTGATCGCGCGTGCGGCGCACGAGGAACACGCCGTACTGTCCACGGTCGACGGTGAACGGCAGCGCGATCACCGAGCGGATAGGCACCTCGATGCCTTCGATGCCCCACACATGCCGCACACCCTCGTACAGCGGATGCGTGTCGAGATCTTCGACCAGAACCGGCTGGCCCGACTCGAGCGCCGCTTTCAGTTCCGGATAGCGATCGAGCTGGATGCTGAGATGCTGCAGTCCCGGGTTCTCGAAGGCCGCCACCACCACGGCCTGCGAGTCGCCCGGTCGCGCGAGCACGACCGAGCAGTGAGACACGCCGAGAGCACGCGCCGCACGACGCACCAGCAGGTGAAAAAGTTCGGTGACCGACAGGTCGCCGGTGACCTCGTGCAGGATGTCCACGAGCTTACGACGACTGTCGGCATCCTGCTGCGCGCGCACCAACGCTTCTTCCGTGCGCGCGAGCGCCATGCGTGTGGAGCGCAACATGGCTCCCGTGCGCAGCTGCGCCTGCACGCGCGCCAACAGCTCCTTCGGGCGATAGGGCTTGCGGATGAAATCCGCCGCGCCCAATCCCAACGACCGCACCGAAGCTTCTTCAGGCGGCTGCGCGGAGAGCATGAGCACCGGCAAGTCGCGCCAGCGCTCTTCGCTCTTGATCCGCTCGAGCAACTGACACCCATCGGCATCCGGCATCAGGATGTCGAGGAGCAGCAGATCGGGCGCGCGCTTCTCGAGCTGCTCGAGACAGGCCATCCCGCCATTGGCGGGAATGACCTCGTATCCATTCTCCTGCAACAGCCAGGTGACGGATTCGAGGACGGCCACATCGTCGTCAGCGACGAGAATTCGGGAAGTGGGCATCAGCCGTCGCGATCAGCGAGCGTTGGGCATCACGCGTCGCCACCACCATCAAGCCCTAGCTCTCCGGTCGGCGCATCTCCTTCGGTCCCTTCCACGCCGTCCACATCATCCTTGTCGTCGGGAATCACGCGGGCCACCGCCTGCACTACATCATGGTCGTCAAGGGCCACGAGCTTGACGCCCTGTGCCGCCCGACCCGTGACGCGGATCTCGCTCACCCGCGAGCGGATCGCCACGCCCTGACGCGTCATCAGCATCAGCTCGTCTTCCGGCACCACTTCCATCAGCGCGACCACGTCGCCGGTCTTGGCGGTGCGGTTGAGCGTGAGAATGCCCTTGCCGCCGCGCTTCTGCACGCGGTACTCACTCACCTCGCTGCACTTGCCGAGACCCTTCTCGGTCACGACCAGCAGCGTCGCTTCGCGCTTGATCACGACCATGCCGACCAGCTGGTCTTCAGGGCGCAGTTCGATGCCCTTCACACCGGTCGTGTCGCGACCCATCTCACGCACATCGCTCTCGTGGAAGCGCACCGAGAGCCCGTGGCGCGTGGCGAGCACGACGTCGTTGCTGCCCGACGTCACCTGCACGTCCATCAGCTCGTCGCCATCTTCGACCTTGATGGCCTTGATGCCGTTCGAGCGCGGATTGCTGTACTGCGACAGCGCGGTCTTCTTGACCGTGCCCTTGCGCGTGCAGAACAGCAGGAACTCGGTGTCGCTGAACTCGCGCGTGAGCACGATGGCGCGAATGCGCGTGTCGGGCGTGACGTTGATGAGGTTCACGATCGGCTTGCCGCGCGTGTTGCGCCCGGCCTGCGGCAGTTCGTGCACCTTGAGCCAGAAGCAACGGCCGTCATCGGTGAAGATGAGCATGTACGTGTGCGTGCTCGCCACGTAGAACCGCTCGATGAAGTCGTTTTCCTTGAGATCCGCGCTCGACTTGCCGCGACCGCCGCGACCCTGACGGTTGTACAGCGACAGCGGCGTGCGCTTGATGTACCCGTTGTGCGAGATGGTTACCACCATCTCTTCTTCGGCGATCAGGTCTTCGATCGAGAACTCGCCCTCGTCGCTCACGATCTCCGTGCGGCGTTTGTCGCCGTAGGTCTCCATCAGCTTGAGCAGCTCGCCCTTCATGATGTCCATGCGGCGCGGACGCGACTCGAGGATGCCGCGCATCTCGACGATGAACGCGCGCACCTCCGCAAGCTCTTCCTCGAGCTTCTCGCGCTCGAGGCCGGTGAGCTTGGCCAACCGCATGTTCAGAATCGCTTCCGCCTGACGCTCCGACAATCCAAAGCGCGTCTGCAGCTGCGCGCTCGCCGTGGGCGTGTCGGCGGCCGCACGGATCAGGGCGATCACTTCGTCGATGTTGTCGACGGCGATCTTCATGCCTTCGAGGATGTGTTCGCGCTCGAGCGCCTTGTCGAGATCGAACTGCGTGCGCCGCACGATCACTTCGTGCCGGTGCTCGATATAGTGCCCGAGGCACTGCTTGAGCGTCAGCACCTTCGGCACCAGCTGCCGCGTGTTCGCGTCGGGCACGAGTGCCAGCATGATCACGCCGAACGTGCTCTGCATGCTGGTGTGCTTGTACAGCTGATTGAGCACCACGCGCGGAATGGCGTCGCGCTTCAGACCCACCACAATGCGGATGCCGTCGCGATCGGACTCGTTGCGCAGTTCACTGATGCCCGTGAGCTTCTGCTCGCGCACCAGCTCCGCGATGTCCATTACCAGCTTGGCGGGATTGGACTGGTACGGCACTTC
This region of Gemmatimonas groenlandica genomic DNA includes:
- the coxB gene encoding cytochrome c oxidase subunit II, which encodes MVGTFRPRRMASVALLGALALGLAACGGDYPNSTFNPNSEYNAAIDALWDKLLFWGTLVFIGVEAALVYTIFKFRRRPDGGVPKQVHGNTALEITWTAIPAVILIFIAIPTVRTIFKTQAKAAPEALQVEVIGHQWWWEFRYPQYGITTANELYLPNGRTVNFQLKTIDVLHSFWIPQMGGKRDLISNRTNYLWFTPNKDLPSSAWNGFCAEFCGPSHANMKFRVFTVTVDEFAQWTAHQKQPAIFPAVALAPTTAAPAVAPVPSGTGSTPLLQVAATTTPSTTPADAPAAPVPVWVFPKDKLEKDFAYTIPQTPITNQISFDEALIGKGDAERGRQIYGRSSCIGCHAIAGTPMNMANVGPNLTHVGSRYTIAGGLYPNDTKHLSYWIKSAPHMKPGSIMPSLGKGVTDPKTKMVVNVGGLTDAEVADIVAYLQALK
- a CDS encoding saccharopine dehydrogenase family protein, with protein sequence MRMLVLGAGLQGTACTYDLLKNPSVTQVVLADVRVGTLPAFLAPFTGPRLEAIALDVRDADAVRAVFSRCDAVMSAIPYYFNAPLAAIAVEMGVHFADLGGNTEIVQEQKKLDAAAKAKGISVIPDTGLAPGMVNVIAQHGIDQFDTVDSVKLFVGGLPQTPEPPLGYQIAYSIEGMVDYYTTESLVVRHGQPAHVSALSELESVLFADPVGELEAFHTAGGLSTMVYRYAGVIPTMEYKTLRFPGHARVMEAIRDLGLLGNEAVDVKGQQVVPRDVFVRVAGEKLRKGKPDLVALRVVVRGTKDGVSGTRSWEVLDRYDAEHGISAMMRTTGYTLSITGQLQASGAITAGVHTPDECMPATRYFAMLAERGVMVTELTS
- a CDS encoding diguanylate cyclase, yielding MPTSRILVADDDVAVLESVTWLLQENGYEVIPANGGMACLEQLEKRAPDLLLLDILMPDADGCQLLERIKSEERWRDLPVLMLSAQPPEEASVRSLGLGAADFIRKPYRPKELLARVQAQLRTGAMLRSTRMALARTEEALVRAQQDADSRRKLVDILHEVTGDLSVTELFHLLVRRAARALGVSHCSVVLARPGDSQAVVVAAFENPGLQHLSIQLDRYPELKAALESGQPVLVEDLDTHPLYEGVRHVWGIEGIEVPIRSVIALPFTVDRGQYGVFLVRRTRDQDRFGPHDLEFAQAVITAAVAVIQRAQMVESTMADNARLEQLAQTDPLTQLLNRRALTERITAEMERALRYDSTLALLMIDLDHFKKVNDTYGHLVGDDVLRDVGQLLLDTIRGSDIVARYGGEEFLVLLPETDEAGAVSFAERIRAAVDEHEFARGGEHPPLKLTASVGVAVFPAARIENVEDLFSRADAALYRAKADGRNRVRQ
- a CDS encoding methyl-accepting chemotaxis protein, which codes for MAVIRLATIRVRLIAGFGTSIGLLLLAGLLGWYGLKRSNTEAEATVRALADRSEFTEQATTTVLRELVAGLRYLTSRSPEDAAQYTALVAEAGKLRRSALDQGMLRADERQRLEAIGTLQAAMEVRIAITHAWQVVGNEANAQRVLQRTSRDMQAIETELQALRRAARTGAEDSMDRMRDGLWRAELLLAIVVAAAFGVAAFFGLSTARAVTHPLVRLRDEMMAIGAGDLRDPDIDLRLSGVAREYAELIDAMQQARERLRRLLSRVQDEADQVTLAAGELSASASSAAASSQHVTTAVLDISHGATVQLSALNNASHTVKQLAEVGATIGEAAEETDRVGRDIRSTTNNTRDQVQLAIDTLLGAREVVTASRAEMVSLKDATSDIDDFVSVISEIATQTNLLALNAAIEAARAGSAGRGFAVVAQEVRALAEQSANAANEVTENVKRIRARIASASSAVDSGATRLKDVETVAEGVGEALSRIEHAVAQVEGAASRVSTAVNANRQSLGAVQKSLTSARDTAEGHAAAAEQVAASTEQTSASAQEVSATAEMLQTASLRVRGLIGEFRT
- the gyrA gene encoding DNA gyrase subunit A; translated protein: MTAPNARERILPRLIDEEVKESFINYSMSVIVSRALPDVRDGLKPVHRRVLYAMNELGLLPGRPFKKSATVVGDVLGKYHPHGDSSVYDALVRMVQTFSLRYPLVDGQGNFGSMEGDNAAAYRYTEARLMRMAMDMLTDIDKGTVDFAPNFDDRLEEPRVLPSGFPNLLVNGSTGIAVGMATNIPPHNLGEVISAVIALIDNPDLEPAQLRGFIKGPDFPTGGFIYGRAGIADYQDTGRGRIVMRAKAVIEEKESSGRSQIVVTEVPYQSNPAKLVMDIAELVREQKLTGISELRNESDRDGIRIVVGLKRDAIPRVVLNQLYKHTSMQSTFGVIMLALVPDANTRQLVPKVLTLKQCLGHYIEHRHEVIVRRTQFDLDKALEREHILEGMKIAVDNIDEVIALIRAAADTPTASAQLQTRFGLSERQAEAILNMRLAKLTGLEREKLEEELAEVRAFIVEMRGILESRPRRMDIMKGELLKLMETYGDKRRTEIVSDEGEFSIEDLIAEEEMVVTISHNGYIKRTPLSLYNRQGRGGRGKSSADLKENDFIERFYVASTHTYMLIFTDDGRCFWLKVHELPQAGRNTRGKPIVNLINVTPDTRIRAIVLTREFSDTEFLLFCTRKGTVKKTALSQYSNPRSNGIKAIKVEDGDELMDVQVTSGSNDVVLATRHGLSVRFHESDVREMGRDTTGVKGIELRPEDQLVGMVVIKREATLLVVTEKGLGKCSEVSEYRVQKRGGKGILTLNRTAKTGDVVALMEVVPEDELMLMTRQGVAIRSRVSEIRVTGRAAQGVKLVALDDHDVVQAVARVIPDDKDDVDGVEGTEGDAPTGELGLDGGGDA
- a CDS encoding CoA-binding protein translates to MDHKLMPPASDGSETTEWRSHLLEHSSQLAEVLSSTQRIAVIGIKPEIVGGPAYYVPEYLQSAGYEIVPVPVYYPDIAEILGAPVQRSLSTVIPPADMVLLFRRSGDVAQHVEEILAAKPRVVWMQLGIQDAEAAETFARAGIDVVQNKCLMIEHRNARH
- a CDS encoding ABC transporter substrate-binding protein, with translation MIQNRVATLPRAAAVALSLLLLASACRSSDGPPAGTGDGTFLIGVGAIPGSPGYDGVVRGVDLAVERLNGASSLRFRSRPPKLGSASAVQVAQQLSADPGVIAVVGHPESGNTIEAIPVYADAEHSGANGVVAISPTASSPQLSGANPWFFRVAPSDDDAARVTAQWAFDSLGAKRAAIIYRNDSYGRDWASTFAQTFTRSGATVIAREPYLNGVTEWDAYAQLLATMRPDVVLFPGDAVDALAFLRALKAHGVTAPFIGGDGTEQMNQQADAIGARYVAFFRADRATSPEALWFLSRYRERFKQDPDMFAALSYDAAIVMGRTIISGARTRAALRLALEKIGNGAPSVDGVAGRIAFERNHDIKGRSVVIVRVDRVRGSTDAAADSTDTPDGGAR